One genomic window of Eleginops maclovinus isolate JMC-PN-2008 ecotype Puerto Natales chromosome 12, JC_Emac_rtc_rv5, whole genome shotgun sequence includes the following:
- the LOC134873385 gene encoding interleukin-6 receptor subunit beta isoform X2 encodes MDILSHKLYLATMTAMSLLRVFSHETLNMSCYYQISHRSMTCEWSQDSDSHIESDVSLIFSSVNEIISCKGIFFRAAVLNVTARIKNYVMKEIWSKPHTVFLYNAIKPSTPVLTVLGSTEDSVVVSWRSSSDGSCRLRYRMNNTPIWTLAHDSVPSHQDQTLNYTMKDLLTFTIYQAGVACREEPGFFSDWSSDVSARTLDRVPSRPPKVCYRVEKRDSDGSLLLHLMWKHLDLPDAGVRILGYQVSYTPVKNQPVQDSFIQNFTGSMVLLVVKEGNRSVTVSAFNTAGYGPAAHLSIDTQRQSALPPVRNLWVSSSSLALKGLFVQWENPTVLPSDPPVSHLAIHWRSKDRPSTSRGTTVDSFTTSTVIQDVDPEESYLITVFPVYNQQCGSPQSLPASLQQGGLVFLCVFSALVEAVQLKVVTVTKTTVKVEWVWQRKAESVTEKRYRVRLRRDSERQTLSLWPDQRQLTFINLKPNTEYSLLLLADNETRSIIPVRTNFDEVLAVTTVTPLLLLAVTIFIVSILCRTVCRSYFFPPISSPRGSSTGRWLMDPNHHKTAERNILHIEDFQVMDVLGENGLITIGPNPQYSSEEDLHENDLLSISQLSTKRSALEVDIEYIPDAPVTTKHPLIPLQSYEADYGLNCQKCERVFRSEESREADAALPSQKNDVGICFPEVEHKPDDFSARSHQTEATLKCHFLELMANRCVDQITWESEYVVKSSFLGKTDV; translated from the exons ATGGACATCTTGTCACACAAACTGTACCTTGCTACGATGACAGCGATGAGCCTCCTCAGAGTGTTTTCTCATG AGACACTGAACATGTCCTGTTACTACCAGATATCACACAGATCTATGACATGTGAGTGGAGTCAAGATTCAGACAGCCACATTGAATCTGACGTCTCTCTCATCTTCAGCAG cgTAAATGAAATCATCTCCTGTAAGGGAATATTCTTCCGTGCAGCTGTCCTCAATGTAACAGCCAGGATCAAAAACTATGTGATGAAGGAGATCTGGTCCAAACCTCACACTGTGTTTCTTTACAATGCAA tCAAACCCTCTACACCTGTATTAACTGTACTTGGCTCCACTGAGGACTCTGTCGTTGTGTCTTGGAGAAGCAGCAGTGACGGCAGCTGTCGGCTTCGCTACAGAATGAACAACACTCCCATATGGACTCTG GCTCATGATTCGGTCCCGTCACATCAGGATCAGACATTGAACTACACAATGAAAGACCTCCTGACGTTTACCATCTACCAGGCTGGCGTTGCCTGCAGAGAGGAACCCGGCTTCTTCAGCGACTGGAGTTCTGACGTCAGCGCGAGGACGCTGGACAGGG TGCCGTCCAGGCCTCCAAAGGTGTGTTATAGAGTGGAAAAAAGAGACTCTGATGGATCCTTACTCCTTCATCTCATGTGGAAG CATCTCGACCTCCCTGATGCCGGTGTTCGTATCCTTGGATACCAGGTGAGCTACACGCCGGTGAAGAATCAGCCGGTGCAGGACAGTTTCATTCAAAATTTCACCGGGTCAATGGTGCTCCTGGTGGTGAAGGAGGGGAACCGCAGCGTCACGGTTTCAGCGTTCAACACGGCTGGCTATGGACCTGCTGCTCATCTCAGCATTGACACACAAAGGCAAAGTG CTCTCCCGCCGGTCAGGAACTTGTGGGTTTCCAGTTCTTCCCTGGCTTTGAAAGGCCTTTTTGTCCAATGGGAGAACCCCACAGTCCTGCCCTCTGACCCACCTGTCAGCCATCTTGCCATTCATTGGCGTTCCAAGGATCGTCCATCTACTAGCCGTGGGACCACAGTGGACAGCTTCACCACCTCCACTGTCATACAAG ATGTTGACCCTGAAGAGTCCTACCTGATTACTGTGTTCCCCGTCTATAACCAGCAGTGTGGATCTCCTCAGTCGCTGCCTGCCAGTCTGCAGCAGGGAG gacttgtttttttgtgtgttttctcagctCTTGTGGAGGCGGTACAACTGAAGGTAGTGACCGTGACCAAGACGACAGTAAAAGTGGAGTGGGTGTGGCAAAGGAAGGCTGAATCAGTCACAGAGAAGAGATATAGAGTGAGACTGAggagagactcagagagacaaA CTCTGTCGCTGTGGCCGGACCAAAGGCAGCTCACCTTCATCAACCTGAAACCTAACACTGAGTATTCTCTTCTCCTATTGGCTGATAATGAAACTAGAAGCATCATCCCTGTGAGAACAAACTTTG ATGAGGTGCTAGCGGTGACTACAGTAACGCCTCTGCTGCTTCTGGCTGTTACCATATTCATAGTCTCAATCCTGTGCAGGACTGT ctgcaggtCGTATTTCTTTCCACCCATCTCCAGTCCTCGGGGCAGTTCAACAGGCCGGTGGCTGATGGACCCTAATCACCAT AaaactgcagagagaaacatcCTACATATTGAAGATTTCCAGGTGATGGATGTACTTGGTGAGAATGGTCTCATCACGATTGGACCAAACCCTCAATACTCCTCAGAAGAGGACCTTCATGAAAACGATCTGCTGTCAATCAGCCAGCTCAGCACTAAACGGTCAGCCCTGGAAGTGGACATAGAGTATATTCCTGATGCTCCAGTAACAACAAAACACCCACTAATTCCTCTCCAGTCCTATGAAGCTGACTATGGATTGAATTGTCAAAAATGTGAAAGAGTTTTCAGATCTGAGGAGAGCCGAGAGGCAGATGCTGCTCTACCGAGTCAAAAAAATGATGTTGGCATCTGCTTTCCAGAGGTAGAGCACAAGCCAGACGACTTTTCTGCGAGAAGCCATCAGACAGAAGCCACtctaaaatgtcattttctggAATTAATGGCAAACCGATGCGTTGATCAGATAACATGGGAGTCAGAGTACGTGGTAAAGTCTTCCTTTCTGGGGAAAACAGATGTGTGA
- the LOC134873385 gene encoding interleukin-6 receptor subunit beta isoform X1 produces the protein MSSGVWACLCFPFFLFFPPQVQLRPLLRPERGCSSPPFWACMVVKSCRFLFYERKKKIVFAQMDILSHKLYLATMTAMSLLRVFSHEVTVRDSELKRCEKDKRVCVTDLKHCGSPTPSIQKTLNMSCYYQISHRSMTCEWSQDSDSHIESDVSLIFSSVNEIISCKGIFFRAAVLNVTARIKNYVMKEIWSKPHTVFLYNAIKPSTPVLTVLGSTEDSVVVSWRSSSDGSCRLRYRMNNTPIWTLAHDSVPSHQDQTLNYTMKDLLTFTIYQAGVACREEPGFFSDWSSDVSARTLDRVPSRPPKVCYRVEKRDSDGSLLLHLMWKHLDLPDAGVRILGYQVSYTPVKNQPVQDSFIQNFTGSMVLLVVKEGNRSVTVSAFNTAGYGPAAHLSIDTQRQSALPPVRNLWVSSSSLALKGLFVQWENPTVLPSDPPVSHLAIHWRSKDRPSTSRGTTVDSFTTSTVIQDVDPEESYLITVFPVYNQQCGSPQSLPASLQQGALVEAVQLKVVTVTKTTVKVEWVWQRKAESVTEKRYRVRLRRDSERQTLSLWPDQRQLTFINLKPNTEYSLLLLADNETRSIIPVRTNFDEVLAVTTVTPLLLLAVTIFIVSILCRTVCRSYFFPPISSPRGSSTGRWLMDPNHHKTAERNILHIEDFQVMDVLGENGLITIGPNPQYSSEEDLHENDLLSISQLSTKRSALEVDIEYIPDAPVTTKHPLIPLQSYEADYGLNCQKCERVFRSEESREADAALPSQKNDVGICFPEVEHKPDDFSARSHQTEATLKCHFLELMANRCVDQITWESEYVVKSSFLGKTDV, from the exons ATGAGCAGTGGCGTGTGGGCGTGTCTCTGCttccccttttttctgttttttccgCCTCAGGTGCAGCTTCGTCCCTTGTTAAGGCCTGAGAGAGGCTGCAGTTCTCCACCGTTCTGGGCCTGCATGGTCGTCAAGAGTTGTCGCTTCCTTTTTTacgaaagaaagaaaaaaattgtctttg CTCAGATGGACATCTTGTCACACAAACTGTACCTTGCTACGATGACAGCGATGAGCCTCCTCAGAGTGTTTTCTCATG AGGTGACGGTGAGAGACTCTGAACTGAAGAGGTGTGAGAAGGACAAGCGAGTGTGTGTCACTGACCTCAAACACTGTGGCTCTCCAACACCATCTATACAAA AGACACTGAACATGTCCTGTTACTACCAGATATCACACAGATCTATGACATGTGAGTGGAGTCAAGATTCAGACAGCCACATTGAATCTGACGTCTCTCTCATCTTCAGCAG cgTAAATGAAATCATCTCCTGTAAGGGAATATTCTTCCGTGCAGCTGTCCTCAATGTAACAGCCAGGATCAAAAACTATGTGATGAAGGAGATCTGGTCCAAACCTCACACTGTGTTTCTTTACAATGCAA tCAAACCCTCTACACCTGTATTAACTGTACTTGGCTCCACTGAGGACTCTGTCGTTGTGTCTTGGAGAAGCAGCAGTGACGGCAGCTGTCGGCTTCGCTACAGAATGAACAACACTCCCATATGGACTCTG GCTCATGATTCGGTCCCGTCACATCAGGATCAGACATTGAACTACACAATGAAAGACCTCCTGACGTTTACCATCTACCAGGCTGGCGTTGCCTGCAGAGAGGAACCCGGCTTCTTCAGCGACTGGAGTTCTGACGTCAGCGCGAGGACGCTGGACAGGG TGCCGTCCAGGCCTCCAAAGGTGTGTTATAGAGTGGAAAAAAGAGACTCTGATGGATCCTTACTCCTTCATCTCATGTGGAAG CATCTCGACCTCCCTGATGCCGGTGTTCGTATCCTTGGATACCAGGTGAGCTACACGCCGGTGAAGAATCAGCCGGTGCAGGACAGTTTCATTCAAAATTTCACCGGGTCAATGGTGCTCCTGGTGGTGAAGGAGGGGAACCGCAGCGTCACGGTTTCAGCGTTCAACACGGCTGGCTATGGACCTGCTGCTCATCTCAGCATTGACACACAAAGGCAAAGTG CTCTCCCGCCGGTCAGGAACTTGTGGGTTTCCAGTTCTTCCCTGGCTTTGAAAGGCCTTTTTGTCCAATGGGAGAACCCCACAGTCCTGCCCTCTGACCCACCTGTCAGCCATCTTGCCATTCATTGGCGTTCCAAGGATCGTCCATCTACTAGCCGTGGGACCACAGTGGACAGCTTCACCACCTCCACTGTCATACAAG ATGTTGACCCTGAAGAGTCCTACCTGATTACTGTGTTCCCCGTCTATAACCAGCAGTGTGGATCTCCTCAGTCGCTGCCTGCCAGTCTGCAGCAGGGAG ctCTTGTGGAGGCGGTACAACTGAAGGTAGTGACCGTGACCAAGACGACAGTAAAAGTGGAGTGGGTGTGGCAAAGGAAGGCTGAATCAGTCACAGAGAAGAGATATAGAGTGAGACTGAggagagactcagagagacaaA CTCTGTCGCTGTGGCCGGACCAAAGGCAGCTCACCTTCATCAACCTGAAACCTAACACTGAGTATTCTCTTCTCCTATTGGCTGATAATGAAACTAGAAGCATCATCCCTGTGAGAACAAACTTTG ATGAGGTGCTAGCGGTGACTACAGTAACGCCTCTGCTGCTTCTGGCTGTTACCATATTCATAGTCTCAATCCTGTGCAGGACTGT ctgcaggtCGTATTTCTTTCCACCCATCTCCAGTCCTCGGGGCAGTTCAACAGGCCGGTGGCTGATGGACCCTAATCACCAT AaaactgcagagagaaacatcCTACATATTGAAGATTTCCAGGTGATGGATGTACTTGGTGAGAATGGTCTCATCACGATTGGACCAAACCCTCAATACTCCTCAGAAGAGGACCTTCATGAAAACGATCTGCTGTCAATCAGCCAGCTCAGCACTAAACGGTCAGCCCTGGAAGTGGACATAGAGTATATTCCTGATGCTCCAGTAACAACAAAACACCCACTAATTCCTCTCCAGTCCTATGAAGCTGACTATGGATTGAATTGTCAAAAATGTGAAAGAGTTTTCAGATCTGAGGAGAGCCGAGAGGCAGATGCTGCTCTACCGAGTCAAAAAAATGATGTTGGCATCTGCTTTCCAGAGGTAGAGCACAAGCCAGACGACTTTTCTGCGAGAAGCCATCAGACAGAAGCCACtctaaaatgtcattttctggAATTAATGGCAAACCGATGCGTTGATCAGATAACATGGGAGTCAGAGTACGTGGTAAAGTCTTCCTTTCTGGGGAAAACAGATGTGTGA